A genomic region of Antennarius striatus isolate MH-2024 chromosome 2, ASM4005453v1, whole genome shotgun sequence contains the following coding sequences:
- the alas2 gene encoding 5-aminolevulinate synthase, erythroid-specific, mitochondrial: MAAFLHHCPFLKSVPKPALSRTGAALMNMADQCPIITRQISVSGPASLEAKLSVSPNQTAIKTNKLSTGYQRRFAQTAAKVAVSVSKDCPFVTSQIGMVRASPEVQEDVQEGLMTSLLKGLKSSILPRSPQTNVVTHLLKDNMVGPSYDYDHFFTEKIAAKKKDHTYRVFKTVNRNVEAFPFAEDYSIMGRQGSQVSVWCSNDYLGMSQHPRVLSAIRDALDRHGAGAGGTRNISGTSSIHVSLEKELATLHQKDAALVFSSCFVANDSTLFTLAKMLPGCEIYSDAGNHASMIQGIRNSGAKRFIFRHNDSRHLEELLKRSEPETPKIVAFETVHSMDGGICPLEELCDVAHRYGALTFVDEVHAVGLYGAHGAGVGERDNIMHKIDIVSGTLGKAYGCVGGYIASSAALVDMVRSFAAGFIFTTALPPMVLSGALESVRVLKSSEGQALRRAHQRNVKHMRQLLMDKGLPVVNCPSHIIPIHVGNAELNTKVCDTLLERHNIYVQAINYPTVPRGEELLRLAPSPHHDPTMMEYFVDKLVDVWEDAGLLLNSPATASCTFCDRPLHFDLMSEWEKSYFGNMEPQYITVSA, from the exons ATGGCTGCTTTCCTTCATCACTGCCCTTTCCTGAAGTCTGTTCCAAAGCCAGCTTTGAGTAGGACAGGTGCTGCCTTGATGAATATGGCCGATCAATGTCCCATCATCACTCGTCAGATCAGTGTGAGCGGACCAGCCTCTCTGGAGGCCAAACTGAGCGTGTCACCCAATCAAACTGCCATCAAGACAAACAAACTTTCCACAGGTTACCAAAGGAGGTTTGCTCAGACTGCCGCCAAAGTGGCTGTGTCTGTATCAAAGGACTGCCCCTTTGTCACCTCTCAGATCGGGATGGTCAGAGCCAGCCCTGAAGTACAGGAGGACGTCCAAGAAG GTTTGATGACATCCCTGTTGAAGGGTTTAAAGAGTTCCATCCTCCCAAGATCACCACAAACCAATGTGGTCACCCACCTCCTCAAAGACAATATGG TTGGGCCCAGCTATGACTATGATCACTTCTTCACTGAGAAAATTGCTGCGAAAAAGAAGGACCACACATACAGAGTTTTTAAGACCGTGAACAGGAATGTTGAGGCTTTCCCTTTTGCTGAGGATTATTCCATTATGGGGCGTCAAGGCTCCCAGGTGTCCGTTTGGTGCAGCAATGACTACCTCGGGATGAGTCAGCACCCAAGGGTCCTCAGTGCTATCAG AGACGCCCTGGACAGGCACGGTGCAGGAGCAGGCGGCACCAGGAACATCTCAGGCACCAGTAGCATCCATGTGTCTCTGGAGAAAGAGCTGGCAACATTACACCAGAAAGATGCAGCTCTGGtcttctcctcctgctttgTGGCAAACGATTCCACCCTTTTCACTTTGGCTAAAATGCTTCCAG GATGCGAGATCTACTCTGATGCTGGAAACCATGCATCAATGATTCAGGGTATCAGGAACAGTGGAGCCAAGCGCTTCATCTTTCGCCACAATGACAGCCGACatctggaggagctgctgaagcGCTCTGAACCCGAGACACCAAAAATTGTAGCGTTTGAGACTGTGCACTCCATGGATG GTGGCATATGTCCTCTGGAGGAGCTGTGTGATGTTGCTCACCGTTATGGAGCTCTGACTTTTGTTGATGAAGTTCACGCAGTGGGCCTGTATGGAGCCCATGGAGCTGGAGTGGGAGAGAGGGACAACATTATGCACAAGATTGACATTGTGTCAGGAACCCTGG GCAAAGCCTACGGCTGTGTCGGAGGTTACATTGCCAGCAGCGCTGCCCTTGTGGACATGGTACGCTCCTTCGCAGCCGGCTTCATCTTCACCACTGCTCTGCCGCCTATGGTCCTGTCTGGGGCCCTGGAGTCTGTCCGAGTCTTGAAGAGCTCTGAGGGCCAGGCGCTCCGTAGAGCCCACCAGAggaatgtcaaacacatgagGCAGCTGCTCATGGACAAGGGCCTGCCGGTGGTCAACTGCCCCAGCCACATCATCCCCATCCAC GTGGGCAACGCTGAGCTGAACACCAAGGTGTGTGACACCCTGCTGGAGAGACACAACATCTACGTTCAGGCCATAAACTACCCCACAGTTCCTCGTGGTGAGGAGCTGCTGCGTCTTGCTCCTTCTCCTCATCATGACCCTACCATGATGGAGTATTTTGTGG ATAAACTGGTGGACGTGTGGGAGGACGCGGGGCTTCTGCTCAACAGTCCGGCCACGGCGTCCTGCACTTTCTGTGACCGTCCACTTCACTTTGACCTCATGAGTGAGTGGGAGAAATCCTACTTCGGCAACATGGAACCACAATACATTACTGTGTCTGCCTAA